The following coding sequences are from one uncultured Desulfobacter sp. window:
- a CDS encoding CBS domain-containing protein encodes MTLGDLIKNDAGHFYTVEVTQTVSHALQQMSAYGVSAVVAMTGETPAGIFTERDLVRCQILFPDKRADQVTIDKVMTSKLIVAKPQDSVDAAMGMMIKAKIRHLPVVGDKKIIALVALEDLVRAHVGALTQELHYLKDYISDLQDAAYD; translated from the coding sequence ATGACGCTTGGGGATTTAATCAAAAACGATGCCGGTCATTTTTATACGGTGGAAGTAACCCAGACCGTCTCCCATGCCCTGCAGCAGATGTCCGCCTATGGGGTTTCTGCAGTGGTGGCCATGACCGGAGAGACGCCCGCAGGCATTTTCACGGAAAGGGACCTGGTCCGCTGCCAGATCCTGTTTCCGGACAAAAGGGCCGACCAGGTGACCATTGACAAGGTCATGACATCCAAACTGATTGTGGCCAAACCGCAGGATTCAGTGGATGCAGCCATGGGCATGATGATCAAAGCCAAGATTCGCCATCTGCCCGTGGTGGGCGACAAAAAGATCATTGCACTGGTCGCCCTTGAAGATCTCGTCAGAGCCCATGTGGGCGCATTAACCCAGGAACTTCATTACCTGAAAGACTATATTTCAGATCTACAGGATGCCGCTTATGATTGA
- a CDS encoding 4Fe-4S dicluster domain-containing protein, with protein MSHYYLFQDTRKCIGCHTCEVVCKANKKLQPGPKPCRIVQEGPKTINGLPRTSFIFMPCFHCQTPWCVSACPTGAMKQRTKDGIVFMDKELCVGCKMCIIACPWAAPQWNPETGKVEKCDLCMDRIDQGLHPACVTDCTTGCLTLGKIEDMPKAVKKAMQQR; from the coding sequence ATGAGCCATTATTACCTGTTCCAGGACACCAGAAAATGCATCGGCTGCCATACCTGCGAGGTGGTGTGCAAAGCCAATAAAAAATTGCAACCGGGCCCCAAACCCTGCCGGATCGTGCAGGAGGGACCCAAGACCATTAACGGGCTACCACGCACATCCTTTATTTTCATGCCCTGCTTTCACTGCCAAACCCCCTGGTGCGTCTCTGCCTGCCCCACCGGCGCCATGAAACAGCGCACCAAAGATGGGATTGTGTTTATGGACAAGGAGCTGTGCGTGGGATGTAAAATGTGCATAATTGCCTGCCCCTGGGCAGCCCCCCAGTGGAACCCGGAAACCGGCAAGGTTGAAAAATGCGATTTGTGCATGGATCGAATCGACCAGGGCCTTCACCCGGCCTGTGTAACCGACTGCACCACAGGGTGTCTGACATTAGGCAAGATCGAAGATATGCCCAAGGCTGTAAAAAAGGCCATGCAGCAACGGTAA
- a CDS encoding molybdopterin-dependent oxidoreductase, with product MTPKSVFSVCGMCTVRCPIQVQVEKDQVEFISGNPHVPAMKGAVCPRGAAGPALLNDTERPQTPLIRAGERGEGKWRQATWDEALDYVADTLNRIKAEYGARAIALSDRGGPFRDMHRAFLKGLGSPNYNNHDSSCARNVQHSALSLTGMGRKSVAYDFKHAKHVVLQFRNIFEAINVQEVNDLMDALENGCKLSVIDIRANISAAKASRFMMIRPGTDYAFNLAVIHEIINTQRYDKRFVSRYVEGFEILEQFVAPYTPEWAENETGIKAAALRSFVEELAEASPSVIWHPGWMAARYKDSFYVCRSIYIINALLGSYGAKGGLPFVSKPADVGANKLKSFRDLYPGPKEKRADGVGWKYTHFETGPGLAHLLFKAIEEQTPYPIKAYIAYRHDPLMGYPDPDRLRQMWDKLDLLVSVTFSWSDTAWHSDVVLPLSTYLERESIIAAKNDLKPYFFVRKRSVTPRYDSLADWQIVSGLARRMDLPDLVFDRVEDLWNFQLKDTGYTIDDFNAKGMINLADEPVYKNVEDYTFDTDSGKIEIISKNLEGNGHLSLKPYEPPAFPKKGEFRITFGRCAVHTQGHTVNNPLLNEQMPENTLWINTIQAKKLNIADKEMVTVSQNGYSETIRAQVTDHIHPEAVFVIHGFGHRLKVESRAFGKGLADNKFMSGGLEIWDKAGGAIAYQEHFVTVSKG from the coding sequence ATGACCCCAAAATCAGTGTTCAGTGTCTGCGGTATGTGTACGGTTCGCTGTCCCATCCAGGTGCAAGTTGAAAAAGACCAGGTCGAATTCATTTCAGGCAACCCCCATGTCCCGGCCATGAAAGGGGCGGTTTGCCCGAGGGGGGCGGCAGGGCCTGCGCTGCTCAACGATACCGAACGGCCCCAGACACCGCTGATCCGTGCCGGCGAACGCGGGGAAGGCAAATGGCGCCAAGCCACCTGGGACGAGGCATTGGATTACGTGGCAGACACGCTTAACCGGATAAAGGCCGAATACGGGGCCCGGGCCATCGCACTTTCCGATCGGGGCGGCCCGTTCAGGGACATGCACCGGGCGTTTCTCAAAGGACTTGGTTCGCCCAATTACAACAATCACGACTCGTCCTGTGCCAGAAATGTTCAGCATTCGGCGCTCTCTTTAACCGGCATGGGCAGAAAATCGGTTGCCTATGATTTTAAACACGCAAAACATGTGGTGCTCCAGTTCAGGAATATCTTTGAAGCCATCAATGTCCAGGAGGTCAACGACCTGATGGATGCCCTGGAAAACGGATGCAAACTGTCTGTGATTGATATCCGGGCCAACATCTCTGCAGCCAAGGCCAGCCGGTTTATGATGATCCGGCCCGGCACCGACTATGCGTTCAACCTGGCCGTCATTCATGAAATCATCAACACACAGCGCTATGATAAACGATTTGTCAGCCGCTACGTGGAGGGCTTCGAGATTCTTGAGCAATTTGTCGCTCCGTATACGCCGGAATGGGCTGAAAACGAGACCGGCATAAAGGCCGCAGCCCTTCGCAGCTTTGTGGAGGAACTTGCCGAGGCATCCCCATCGGTGATCTGGCATCCGGGCTGGATGGCGGCAAGATATAAAGACTCCTTTTACGTCTGCCGCTCCATCTATATTATCAACGCCCTTCTGGGCAGTTATGGAGCCAAAGGCGGCCTTCCCTTTGTCTCCAAACCCGCTGATGTGGGGGCAAACAAATTAAAATCGTTCAGGGATCTTTATCCCGGTCCCAAGGAGAAACGCGCCGACGGCGTGGGCTGGAAATATACCCATTTTGAAACTGGCCCGGGTCTTGCGCATTTGCTGTTCAAGGCCATTGAAGAACAAACGCCCTACCCGATCAAGGCCTACATCGCCTACCGCCATGATCCCCTCATGGGATATCCGGACCCGGACCGGCTGCGGCAAATGTGGGACAAACTGGACCTGCTGGTTTCGGTGACCTTTTCCTGGTCAGACACGGCCTGGCATTCGGATGTGGTGCTGCCCCTGTCCACATACCTTGAACGCGAAAGTATCATCGCCGCAAAAAATGACCTCAAGCCCTACTTTTTTGTCCGAAAACGGTCCGTGACACCCCGGTATGACTCCCTTGCCGACTGGCAGATCGTCTCAGGCCTTGCCCGGCGCATGGACCTGCCGGACCTGGTCTTTGACCGGGTGGAAGACCTGTGGAATTTTCAGCTCAAGGATACCGGATATACCATTGACGACTTCAACGCCAAGGGGATGATCAATCTGGCCGATGAACCGGTGTACAAAAACGTTGAAGACTACACCTTTGACACCGATTCCGGTAAAATTGAAATTATTTCCAAAAATCTGGAGGGAAACGGGCACCTGTCTCTAAAACCCTATGAACCGCCGGCATTTCCAAAGAAGGGAGAATTCCGAATTACCTTTGGGCGATGCGCCGTTCACACCCAGGGCCACACCGTGAACAACCCTCTTTTAAACGAACAGATGCCGGAAAATACGCTATGGATCAACACGATTCAGGCCAAAAAACTGAACATCGCAGACAAGGAGATGGTCACCGTAAGCCAGAACGGCTACTCGGAAACCATCCGGGCCCAGGTCACCGACCACATCCACCCGGAAGCCGTCTTTGTCATCCACGGATTCGGTCATCGCCTCAAAGTCGAAAGCCGGGCATTCGGCAAAGGGCTTGCCGATAACAAATTCATGTCAGGGGGCCTGGAGATCTGGGACAAAGCCGGCGGCGCCATTGCCTACCAGGAGCACTTTGTTACGGTATCCAAGGGATAG
- a CDS encoding IucA/IucC family protein, whose translation MPSSSTRTLFVEGQKSPHALKVHVPFKISRYTRKMRDEVIQQAINVSFEMEREVHRMDNRCAFFREVIGVAHENLDPEAVRCENWGYLVRDMTPSARYPSLG comes from the coding sequence ATACCCAGTTCGTCTACCCGAACACTGTTTGTAGAAGGCCAAAAATCGCCACATGCGCTCAAAGTACACGTTCCCTTCAAAATTTCCAGGTATACTCGAAAAATGAGAGATGAGGTGATCCAACAGGCCATAAATGTTTCTTTTGAAATGGAGAGGGAAGTCCACCGGATGGATAATCGATGCGCTTTTTTCCGAGAGGTGATCGGAGTGGCCCATGAAAATCTTGATCCAGAGGCGGTCCGGTGCGAAAATTGGGGATATCTTGTTCGAGATATGACTCCGTCGGCCCGTTATCCGTCACTGGGTTGA
- a CDS encoding permease: MQKNKNTMIIPTLILGFIAIGLLIFGHKNGVHIQGLKNGFTMTIQILPLLFFSFIIAGMIQVLVSPDALLKWIGPESGVKGIFLGTITGAITPGGPFVSLPIVAGFIHSGAGIGTTVAFITSWSLWAIMRLPLEIGILGWEFTIVRLVSSAILPIIAGFIARFFFSWVTII; this comes from the coding sequence ATGCAAAAAAATAAAAATACTATGATTATTCCAACGTTAATATTAGGGTTTATTGCTATTGGGTTACTTATTTTTGGGCACAAAAATGGTGTCCATATACAAGGTCTGAAAAACGGTTTTACTATGACAATCCAAATTCTGCCCTTGTTATTTTTTTCATTTATTATTGCTGGAATGATTCAGGTTTTAGTTTCTCCTGATGCGCTTTTAAAATGGATAGGACCAGAATCTGGAGTTAAAGGAATATTTTTAGGTACGATTACTGGGGCGATTACACCCGGCGGTCCTTTTGTTAGCTTGCCTATTGTAGCAGGATTTATTCATTCAGGTGCAGGGATAGGAACTACGGTTGCTTTCATTACTTCTTGGTCTCTTTGGGCTATAATGAGACTTCCTTTAGAAATTGGAATTTTAGGATGGGAATTTACCATTGTAAGGTTAGTATCAAGCGCAATACTTCCGATAATAGCAGGTTTTATTGCTAGATTCTTCTTTTCATGGGTCACTATTATATAA
- a CDS encoding MFS transporter — translation MPLENDVPIGTVSEPQFSVKGALASLSLSMLLFSLATSKVNIALPTLTQTFNASFQQIQWTVIAYLLAVTALIVSAGRLGDITGRRRLLLGGLFIYTSASLFCSFAPSLQLLIAGRAIQ, via the coding sequence ATGCCTTTAGAAAATGATGTGCCCATAGGCACCGTGTCAGAACCGCAGTTCTCGGTGAAGGGGGCACTTGCCAGTCTTTCACTCTCCATGTTGCTTTTTTCACTGGCCACAAGCAAAGTCAATATCGCCCTACCTACCTTAACGCAGACGTTCAACGCCTCTTTTCAGCAAATCCAGTGGACTGTCATCGCCTATCTGCTTGCCGTCACCGCCTTGATCGTTAGTGCAGGGCGGCTCGGCGACATAACTGGCCGGCGGCGTTTGTTACTGGGCGGACTTTTCATATATACGTCGGCCTCACTTTTTTGCAGTTTTGCGCCTTCGCTGCAGCTGTTGATTGCCGGCAGGGCTATCCAGTGA
- a CDS encoding TetR/AcrR family transcriptional regulator, which translates to MIFTTVMHQKGLVNKNHTDQFDLLSTSIGGEPFMKKIEQNKKKKRERILKAAQEIFQSNGFISTRMDKMAEQSGVTKQTVYHRYFESKEVLFKTPWGQTPWGQVLNYHFFRNKILYFKT; encoded by the coding sequence ATGATTTTTACAACAGTAATGCACCAGAAAGGTCTTGTCAATAAAAATCATACTGATCAGTTTGATTTATTGTCGACATCAATAGGGGGAGAACCATTTATGAAAAAAATAGAGCAGAACAAAAAGAAGAAGCGGGAAAGGATATTAAAAGCTGCACAGGAGATCTTTCAATCAAACGGCTTCATTAGCACCCGCATGGATAAAATGGCCGAGCAGTCCGGTGTCACCAAACAAACGGTATACCACCGATATTTTGAATCCAAAGAGGTCCTTTTCAAAACCCCTTGGGGTCAAACCCCTTGGGGTCAAGTCTTGAATTATCACTTTTTTCGAAACAAAATCTTATATTTCAAGACTTGA
- a CDS encoding cupin domain-containing protein yields MNHPMKKLTPDDLVEHPEGGRYREVFRSDCTVSKDDGSGKPALTHIYFSLNANEVSRFHKVTSDEIWNLYQGEGIRLFLWDETEAPPQCVTLSAKENCFCHVVPAGVWQAAAPISETVLVGCSVAPGFEFSDFTLMEHESEEAEKLVSSAPELAGYISDNSLK; encoded by the coding sequence GTGAATCATCCAATGAAAAAGCTGACACCAGATGATCTTGTAGAACATCCGGAGGGCGGCAGATATCGAGAAGTGTTCAGATCTGATTGTACAGTATCCAAAGATGACGGGAGTGGCAAACCCGCCCTGACCCATATCTATTTTTCCTTAAACGCCAACGAAGTCAGCCGGTTTCATAAAGTGACATCGGATGAAATCTGGAATCTTTACCAGGGAGAAGGCATCCGGCTGTTTTTATGGGATGAAACAGAAGCACCGCCCCAATGCGTAACCTTATCTGCCAAGGAGAACTGTTTTTGTCATGTTGTCCCCGCAGGCGTCTGGCAGGCAGCCGCACCCATTTCAGAAACGGTGCTGGTCGGCTGTTCTGTGGCCCCCGGCTTTGAATTTTCGGATTTCACACTGATGGAACACGAATCTGAGGAGGCCGAAAAACTTGTTTCATCAGCCCCGGAACTGGCCGGATACATCAGCGATAACAGTTTGAAATAA
- a CDS encoding TonB-dependent receptor, producing MCAGLFFSSGEAGADENKIQASSSVNQDDGAARQPAQDLGEITVTGKIMDETTAHMPAVVESVTAEGIERINAMETSDVFKYMPGSYLRKLYPGSTNSPLIIRGNNSTMTGRTLVSADGMRLSDFTSTGHSNAPKWFMVAPQEIEKVDVIYGPFSAALSGNSMSGTALITTHMPDSLEVDTSLKYFYQNAHVYETDDDLEGYNAFGSVGNRTGKFSYNLWFNRMEAEAQAISFITKSAASGGAAVGNPVSGWVADKDRNDEDRYVLGSHGTSDITNNTLKLKMAYDLTDYSTIRLTSAIWDSEKIEDSPESYLRDASGNIVYSGTVDIDGNSYTLSSSTFRYREAEYQDLINGLSYKLDAPDGLKVDASVSAYTALKNISRQSTDAVPASEHGGAGTVTENDNGWYTADIKVAKDLNGWAGAHTLSAGYHFDRYYTDSETWNASNWYDDVRTSLDEASEGKTQTHALFIEDTWYIEDHWSIYLGGRYEWWRGFDASKSTDGVGGRITTDLDDKSDNGFSPKFSTTFTPNNNWQLRVSLARAIRYPTVGEMYYGGITSTGDINKSNPDLKPEESFAKDFTITRFLGQNSEARLTFFEDDIDNAIFRQTNSYTNVSNYQNVDEVRTRGIELAFNVRRLFIDGLGLFTNVAWTDSEILRNENVPESVGKEFPRVPEWRVKCVLDYAPTDKWAITFAGHYCGDQYAELDNSDTNGGYGGVDDFLTFDVKFSYHFTQGFEATLGVDNITDEEYYVSHPYPMRTYFAELKYSF from the coding sequence ATGTGTGCAGGATTATTTTTTTCTTCGGGTGAGGCCGGGGCAGATGAAAACAAAATCCAGGCGTCATCATCTGTGAACCAAGACGATGGGGCCGCCCGGCAGCCGGCGCAGGATCTGGGCGAAATTACGGTCACCGGGAAAATTATGGACGAAACCACGGCCCATATGCCTGCCGTGGTGGAAAGTGTTACGGCCGAGGGCATTGAACGGATCAATGCCATGGAGACATCGGATGTGTTCAAATACATGCCCGGATCTTACCTGCGCAAACTCTATCCGGGGAGCACCAACAGTCCTTTGATCATCCGCGGTAATAATTCCACCATGACAGGCCGGACACTGGTGTCGGCGGACGGCATGCGGCTTTCGGATTTTACATCAACCGGACACAGTAATGCCCCGAAATGGTTTATGGTCGCCCCCCAGGAAATTGAGAAGGTGGATGTGATCTACGGACCTTTTTCTGCGGCATTGAGCGGCAATTCCATGTCGGGAACCGCCCTGATCACCACCCATATGCCCGATAGCCTGGAGGTGGATACCAGTTTGAAATACTTTTATCAGAATGCCCATGTGTATGAAACCGATGACGACCTTGAGGGGTATAATGCATTCGGCTCCGTGGGCAACCGGACCGGGAAGTTTTCTTACAACCTGTGGTTCAACCGTATGGAAGCCGAGGCCCAGGCCATAAGCTTCATCACCAAATCCGCCGCATCCGGCGGCGCTGCCGTGGGCAATCCGGTGTCCGGATGGGTGGCGGATAAGGACCGAAATGACGAAGATCGCTACGTTTTGGGTTCCCACGGCACCAGCGATATCACAAACAATACGCTCAAACTTAAAATGGCGTATGATTTGACCGACTATTCGACGATCAGGCTGACCTCCGCCATCTGGGATTCGGAGAAGATAGAAGATTCACCGGAAAGCTATCTGCGGGATGCAAGCGGAAATATCGTCTATTCCGGCACGGTGGATATTGACGGGAACAGTTATACGTTAAGCAGTTCCACCTTCAGGTATCGCGAGGCCGAATACCAGGATCTGATCAACGGGTTAAGTTATAAGCTGGATGCCCCCGATGGTCTGAAGGTGGATGCCTCCGTAAGCGCCTATACTGCATTGAAAAATATCTCCCGCCAGTCCACGGATGCCGTGCCCGCCTCCGAGCACGGCGGTGCCGGAACCGTAACGGAAAATGATAACGGCTGGTATACGGCTGATATTAAAGTGGCCAAAGATCTCAACGGCTGGGCAGGTGCCCATACCCTGTCGGCGGGGTATCATTTTGACAGGTATTACACGGACAGCGAAACCTGGAATGCCTCCAACTGGTATGATGATGTGAGGACCAGTCTGGACGAGGCGTCCGAAGGAAAGACCCAGACCCATGCACTTTTTATAGAAGATACCTGGTACATTGAAGACCATTGGTCGATTTATCTGGGCGGCCGGTATGAATGGTGGCGGGGCTTTGATGCAAGCAAATCCACCGACGGCGTCGGCGGGCGGATTACCACGGACCTGGACGACAAAAGTGACAATGGATTCTCTCCCAAATTCTCCACCACTTTCACGCCGAACAATAACTGGCAGCTCAGAGTGTCCCTGGCCCGTGCCATCAGGTATCCCACGGTTGGGGAGATGTATTACGGCGGTATCACATCCACAGGCGATATCAATAAAAGCAATCCGGATTTAAAGCCCGAAGAGAGTTTTGCCAAGGACTTTACCATCACCCGGTTCCTGGGCCAAAATTCCGAAGCCCGGCTGACCTTTTTTGAAGATGATATTGACAATGCCATCTTCAGGCAGACCAACAGCTATACAAACGTAAGCAACTATCAGAATGTGGATGAAGTTAGAACCCGAGGCATCGAGCTGGCATTTAACGTGCGACGGTTGTTTATCGATGGTTTGGGATTGTTCACAAATGTGGCGTGGACCGATTCGGAAATTCTGCGGAACGAAAATGTCCCTGAAAGTGTGGGCAAAGAGTTCCCCCGGGTACCCGAGTGGCGGGTGAAATGCGTGCTGGATTATGCGCCCACGGACAAATGGGCCATCACCTTTGCCGGCCATTATTGCGGGGACCAGTATGCCGAGTTGGATAATTCGGACACCAATGGCGGATACGGCGGTGTGGACGATTTTCTGACGTTTGATGTCAAGTTCAGCTACCATTTTACCCAGGGCTTTGAGGCAACGCTGGGCGTGGATAACATCACGGACGAGGAATACTATGTTTCGCATCCCTATCCCATGCGCACCTATTTTGCCGAACTCAAATATTCATTTTAA